From a region of the Candidatus Brocadia sp. genome:
- the glgB gene encoding 1,4-alpha-glucan branching protein GlgB → MNTLSLFTDHDIYLFKEGNHFQLYNKLGSHRIATRGTTGVYFAVWAPNAERVSVTGDFNQWNKASHPLTPRKDESGIWEGFIEGIENGTAYKYHITSRYQNYTADKGDPFSLRWETPPKTASLVWDLNYAWNDRAWMHTRHKANSLEAPFAIYEIHLGSWRRVPEEGNRYLTYKEMAHQLADYLNELGFTHVELLPITEHPFYGSWGYQSVGYFAPTSRYGTPQDFMYFVDYLHQRGIGVILDWVPSHFPADEYGLVYFDGTHLYEHADPKKGFHPDWKSYIFNYGRNEVRNFLISSAFFWLDKYHIDGLRVDAVASMLYLDYSRKDGEWIPNQYGSRENLEAIAFIKRFNEAVYETYPDVQTIAEESTAWPMVSKPTYVGGLGFGMKWNMGWMHDTLAFFTKDPLYRKYHNNQLTFSIMYAFSENFVLPFSHDEVVHGKGSLVGKMPGDEWQRCANLRLLFGYLYGHPGKKLLFMGDEFAQVKEWHHDESLEWHVLQYPFHAGVQRWVRDLNHLYRSKPALYERDFCFDGFEWIDFHDWECNVISFIRKGNAADDVILVISNFTPILRHNYRVGVPLGGYWKEALNSDATIYGGGGQGNCGGADASPVPAHGRAHSLSLTLPPLGILFLKYEGRTR, encoded by the coding sequence ATGAATACCCTAAGCCTCTTTACGGATCACGATATCTATCTCTTCAAAGAAGGGAACCATTTTCAGCTTTACAACAAACTCGGCTCCCACAGGATTGCAACAAGAGGAACCACAGGCGTCTATTTCGCCGTGTGGGCGCCGAATGCGGAAAGGGTCTCGGTCACGGGTGATTTTAATCAATGGAATAAGGCGTCTCATCCGCTAACACCACGGAAAGACGAATCCGGTATCTGGGAAGGATTCATTGAAGGCATTGAAAACGGGACGGCGTATAAATATCATATCACTTCCCGCTATCAAAACTATACGGCGGATAAAGGCGACCCATTCTCTCTGCGCTGGGAAACCCCTCCTAAAACTGCCTCTCTGGTATGGGATCTGAATTATGCATGGAATGACCGTGCATGGATGCATACCCGCCACAAAGCCAATTCATTGGAGGCTCCGTTTGCTATTTATGAAATCCATCTTGGTTCCTGGAGGCGAGTTCCTGAAGAAGGGAATAGATATCTCACCTATAAAGAGATGGCTCACCAGCTCGCTGATTATCTGAATGAACTGGGATTTACCCACGTTGAACTGCTACCGATTACCGAGCATCCCTTTTATGGTTCGTGGGGGTATCAGTCCGTGGGATACTTTGCGCCCACGAGCCGGTACGGAACTCCTCAGGATTTTATGTATTTCGTTGATTATCTGCATCAACGCGGAATCGGAGTTATTCTTGACTGGGTGCCTTCTCACTTTCCCGCGGATGAGTATGGTCTCGTCTATTTTGACGGCACACACCTCTATGAACACGCAGACCCAAAAAAGGGCTTTCATCCGGACTGGAAGAGCTACATTTTTAATTATGGCAGAAATGAAGTAAGGAATTTTCTTATCAGCAGCGCCTTCTTTTGGCTTGATAAATACCATATAGACGGTCTCAGGGTAGATGCCGTGGCTTCGATGCTTTATCTCGACTACTCAAGAAAAGACGGGGAATGGATACCAAACCAATACGGAAGCAGAGAAAATTTAGAGGCAATAGCCTTTATAAAAAGATTTAACGAGGCCGTCTATGAAACCTACCCGGACGTTCAAACGATTGCTGAAGAATCAACCGCATGGCCTATGGTGTCTAAACCAACCTATGTCGGCGGCCTCGGATTTGGTATGAAATGGAACATGGGTTGGATGCACGATACCCTGGCATTTTTTACCAAAGACCCGCTCTACCGAAAGTACCACAACAATCAACTTACCTTTAGCATCATGTACGCATTCTCCGAAAACTTCGTCCTCCCCTTTTCCCATGATGAAGTTGTCCACGGGAAAGGGTCTTTGGTGGGAAAAATGCCGGGTGACGAGTGGCAGCGGTGCGCGAATCTCAGGCTCCTCTTTGGATATCTGTACGGACATCCAGGGAAAAAACTTCTTTTTATGGGAGATGAATTTGCACAGGTAAAGGAATGGCACCATGATGAGAGCCTGGAATGGCACGTGTTACAATACCCCTTTCACGCGGGCGTTCAAAGATGGGTCAGGGATTTGAATCATCTTTACAGAAGCAAGCCGGCCTTGTACGAACGGGATTTTTGTTTCGACGGGTTCGAGTGGATAGACTTTCATGATTGGGAATGCAACGTTATCAGCTTCATAAGAAAGGGAAATGCTGCGGATGATGTCATTCTTGTGATAAGCAACTTTACCCCCATACTGCGGCATAATTATCGCGTGGGCGTCCCGCTGGGTGGCTATTGGAAAGAGGCATTAAACAGCGATGCAACTATCTATGGGGGTGGCGGACAGGGAAATTGTGGTGGAGCGGATGCGTCACCGGTACCGGCGCACGGAAGAGCCCATTCCCTTTCTCTTACCCTCCCTCCCCTGGGAATCCTCTTCCTGAAGTATGAAGGCAGAACTCGCTGA
- the treS gene encoding maltose alpha-D-glucosyltransferase has protein sequence MPLDGVWLSDEPLWYKDVIIYELHVRAFYDSNADGIGDFEGLIEKLDYLENLGITAIWLLPFYPSPLKDDGYDIANYFGIHPDYGLLRDFKEFIREAHRRGMRIITELVLNHTSERHPWFQMARKAKPGSALRNFYVWSDTPEKYKEARVIFKDFELSNWTWDPETKAYYWHRFFTHQPDLNYDNPLVQKKIMRVINYWLDMGVDGFRLDAVPYLFEREGTNCESLPETHRFLKELRAYLDRNFKNRMLLAEANQWPEDAVTYFGNGDECHMAFHFPLMPRLFMAIWTEDRFPIIDILEQTPPIPDTCHWAFFLRNHDELTLEMVSDEEKDYMYRVYAKDPVARINLGIRRRLAPLLGNNRRKVEIMNILLFSLPGTPIVYYGDEIGMGDNYHLGDRNGVRTPMQWNVDRNAGFSRANPQKLYLPLIIDPEYHYEAVNVENQEKNQASLLWWMRRVIAMRKRFKAFGRGTTEFLFPDNPKVLAFIRQYHNEVILVIINLSRFSQAVELDLSKFSGFQPEDIFSGNKFPPIKDTPYLFTLGHYDYFWFVLKKEEETAPFRKIRHIPHISGNWKTLFMGKTKELLEREILPPYMKMCRYYGGRIQEMREIRITETIKIKENTCDAQMLILEIKYLTGLSDTCFLPLSFSSGDTAESVVIENPHAVVAHLKNDNAEGIIYDSIYDEGFRSYLLRMFVRRHRHRGLHGELITTTGKTIKKRKEDELLSLKSHVIKGEQNNSSLLYGKELICKLYRCLDEGINPELEMCEFLTDKIPFRHVPPLLGAIEYRRHGGEFLTVGMLQTFVPNEGDAWTYTLDWIGRYLGRILARKNELQGISPVPPSFFDPALQETPLLFQELIGGIYLEMVSLLGKRTAELHLALASETEDTNFAPEPFTASYQRSLYQSMQSRTKRIFALLRKNTKNIPDHLKGLTNDTLNLEKEIMSRFKAICTRKISAAKIRIHGDYHLGQVLFTGNDFAIIDFEGELARNVSERRLKRSPLRDVAGMIRSFHYATHATLLKSARTNPEETPALEPWLDLWYRYVGGVFLRSYLETAGNASFIPKSREDLDIMLRAYLLEKAVYEIGHEINNRPEWIMIPCRGIKHLLETN, from the coding sequence ATGCCTCTTGATGGAGTCTGGCTCTCGGATGAACCCCTCTGGTACAAGGACGTCATTATCTATGAGCTTCACGTACGGGCATTTTACGACAGCAATGCCGATGGGATTGGAGATTTTGAGGGGCTTATAGAAAAACTGGATTATCTGGAGAATCTTGGCATAACAGCCATATGGCTTCTTCCTTTTTATCCATCCCCCCTTAAAGATGATGGATATGATATCGCAAATTATTTTGGCATCCATCCTGATTATGGCTTATTGCGGGACTTTAAGGAGTTTATCAGGGAGGCGCACAGAAGGGGTATGCGGATTATTACCGAACTTGTTCTGAATCATACCTCAGAGCGGCATCCCTGGTTTCAGATGGCAAGAAAGGCAAAACCCGGTTCTGCATTGCGAAATTTTTATGTCTGGAGTGACACACCTGAAAAATATAAAGAGGCAAGGGTCATTTTCAAGGACTTCGAATTATCCAACTGGACGTGGGATCCTGAGACGAAGGCTTACTACTGGCACCGATTTTTCACCCATCAACCCGATTTGAATTATGACAACCCCTTGGTGCAGAAGAAAATCATGAGGGTTATTAATTATTGGCTGGATATGGGCGTTGATGGATTTCGCCTGGATGCCGTGCCCTATCTTTTTGAAAGGGAAGGAACCAATTGTGAAAGTTTACCGGAGACCCACAGATTCTTAAAAGAACTCCGGGCATACCTGGATCGTAATTTTAAAAACCGGATGCTTCTTGCGGAGGCGAATCAGTGGCCTGAGGATGCGGTAACCTATTTTGGAAACGGAGACGAGTGTCACATGGCATTCCATTTTCCCCTTATGCCCAGGTTATTCATGGCAATCTGGACCGAGGACAGGTTTCCCATAATTGATATCCTTGAACAAACCCCCCCAATCCCAGACACGTGCCATTGGGCATTTTTTTTAAGAAACCACGATGAACTTACCCTGGAGATGGTAAGTGATGAAGAAAAAGATTATATGTACCGGGTCTATGCGAAAGACCCTGTGGCAAGGATCAATCTCGGCATACGGAGACGGCTTGCCCCCCTTCTCGGAAATAACCGGCGAAAGGTGGAAATCATGAATATCCTGCTTTTCTCTCTCCCGGGCACTCCCATTGTTTATTACGGTGATGAAATTGGAATGGGAGATAATTACCATCTTGGCGACAGAAACGGCGTGAGAACACCTATGCAATGGAATGTCGACAGAAACGCTGGTTTTTCCCGCGCAAATCCCCAGAAACTCTATCTCCCTCTTATTATCGACCCGGAATATCATTACGAAGCCGTTAACGTTGAAAATCAGGAAAAGAATCAGGCTTCCCTGCTCTGGTGGATGCGCAGGGTCATCGCCATGAGAAAACGTTTTAAGGCATTTGGAAGAGGAACGACTGAATTCTTATTTCCCGACAACCCAAAAGTGCTGGCATTTATCCGGCAGTATCATAACGAGGTCATCCTTGTCATTATTAATCTCTCGCGTTTTTCACAAGCAGTTGAGCTTGATCTTTCAAAATTTTCCGGATTTCAGCCAGAAGACATCTTTAGCGGAAATAAATTCCCACCAATAAAGGATACCCCCTATCTCTTTACCCTAGGCCATTACGATTATTTCTGGTTTGTCCTGAAAAAAGAGGAGGAGACCGCACCGTTTCGCAAAATACGACACATTCCTCATATCAGTGGAAACTGGAAAACCCTCTTTATGGGAAAAACGAAAGAACTGCTGGAAAGGGAAATCTTACCGCCTTATATGAAAATGTGCAGATACTATGGCGGTAGAATACAGGAAATGCGGGAAATAAGAATTACCGAGACTATAAAAATCAAAGAAAATACCTGCGATGCACAGATGCTTATTCTTGAAATAAAATACCTTACGGGACTATCGGACACCTGTTTTCTTCCCCTTTCCTTTTCATCCGGCGATACGGCGGAAAGCGTCGTCATAGAAAATCCACATGCCGTTGTTGCACACTTGAAGAATGACAATGCCGAAGGAATCATTTATGATAGTATCTACGATGAAGGATTCCGGAGTTATCTGCTGCGGATGTTTGTCAGAAGACATAGGCACCGCGGACTTCATGGCGAACTTATCACCACTACCGGGAAGACGATAAAAAAACGCAAAGAGGATGAACTCTTATCGTTGAAATCCCACGTTATTAAGGGAGAACAAAATAACTCGTCCCTCCTTTACGGCAAGGAACTCATTTGCAAACTTTACCGATGCCTTGATGAAGGGATAAATCCCGAACTGGAAATGTGTGAGTTCCTTACCGATAAGATTCCTTTTCGCCACGTCCCTCCGCTTTTGGGTGCAATCGAATACCGGCGGCACGGAGGTGAATTCCTAACGGTAGGCATGCTTCAGACCTTTGTCCCGAATGAAGGTGATGCGTGGACCTATACCCTTGACTGGATAGGAAGATACCTGGGCAGAATCCTTGCCAGAAAAAATGAACTTCAGGGAATATCCCCCGTTCCCCCTTCTTTTTTTGATCCTGCTCTTCAAGAGACACCCCTCCTATTTCAGGAATTGATCGGTGGTATATATCTTGAAATGGTATCCCTGCTGGGCAAAAGGACTGCCGAACTTCATCTGGCGCTCGCATCGGAAACGGAGGACACAAATTTTGCGCCAGAGCCGTTCACCGCATCCTATCAAAGGTCACTCTATCAATCTATGCAGTCTCGCACAAAAAGGATTTTTGCGCTCCTTAGAAAAAACACGAAAAATATCCCTGATCATCTTAAGGGATTAACGAACGACACCCTCAATCTTGAAAAGGAAATCATGAGTCGTTTCAAGGCCATTTGTACCCGGAAGATATCCGCGGCAAAGATAAGGATCCATGGGGATTATCACCTGGGACAGGTACTCTTCACGGGAAATGATTTTGCCATTATCGACTTTGAAGGAGAACTTGCGCGAAACGTAAGTGAAAGAAGATTAAAGAGGTCGCCATTACGAGATGTGGCAGGCATGATACGTTCCTTTCATTACGCCACCCATGCCACCCTTTTAAAATCTGCCCGCACGAATCCGGAAGAGACCCCGGCGCTGGAACCCTGGCTAGATTTATGGTACCGGTATGTGGGAGGCGTCTTTTTACGGTCATACCTTGAAACGGCTGGAAATGCATCTTTTATTCCAAAGAGCAGAGAAGATCTTGATATTATGCTCAGGGCATATCTCCTGGAAAAAGCTGTTTATGAGATTGGACATGAAATAAACAATCGTCCGGAATGGATTATGATACCCTGCAGGGGAATTAAGCATCTGCTTGAGACCAATTAA